One Dictyostelium discoideum AX4 chromosome 3 chromosome, whole genome shotgun sequence genomic region harbors:
- a CDS encoding hypothetical protein (alternatively spliced): protein MKLKIKFSIISLFILKLVISKPILKFNNNNQFKIIQFTDLHYGSEPVDDIDTIFSQDLVILSGDMVTGYEEQFEDDDRNYWKYWNVFTRPFVERNIPWAITFGNHDGEGALSTNEILKIDQTFNLSLSQSNPVEMHGIANYVLKISSSNSLKSEPASLVYIFDSSTKGCSKLDWGCVHQDQVDWFKNTSKSFNKTDSIAFVHIPPVEIIDLWNNYPVYGNYSETSCCFDNDYGDFVSSLVESGDVHGLYFGHDHENDFHGDYKGVDLGYGRKSGAGSYSSKKPLGARVFQLTESPFTLSTWIREEDGNIVSQVIHPPSEFDRKPLQCKMKDKYSKKELIAIKVIGGFLIFLGIVVVGLIGFFGFKHYKKYEFKKQYQEFKKYSNCIL, encoded by the exons atgaaattaaaaataaaattttccattatttcactttttattttaaaattggtaatttcaaaaccaattttaaaatttaataataataatcaatttaaaattattcaatttaCAGATTTACACTATGGAAGTGAACCagttgatgatattgatacTATTTTCTCTCAAg ATTTAGTAATTTTAAGTGGTGATATGGTTACAGGATATGAAGAACaatttgaagatgatgatagaAATTATTGGAAGTATTGGAATGTATTCACAAGGCCATTTGTAGAAAGAAATATTCCATGGGCAATTACATTTGGTAATCATGATGGTGAAGGTGCACTTAGTACAAAtgaaattttgaaaattgaccaaacttttaatttaagTCTTTCTCAATCAAATCCGGTGGAAATGCATGGGATTGCAAATTatgtattaaaaatttcaagtTCGAATAGTTTAAAAAGTGAACCGGCTTCATTGGTATACATTTTCGATAGTTCCACCAAAGGTTGCTCAAAATTAGATTGGGGTTGTGTTCATCAAGATCAAGTGGATTGGTTTAAAAATACTTCAAAAAGTTTTAACAAAACTGATTCAATAGCATTTGTTCATATTCCTCCAGTTGAGATTATTGACTTATGGAATAATTATCCAGTTTATGGAAATTATTCAGAAACTTCTTGTTGCTTTGATAATGATTATGGTGACTTTGTCTCGAGCCTTGTTGAATCAGGAGATGTTCACGGTTTATATTTTGGTCATGATCATGAAAATGATTTCCATGGAGATTATAAAGGTGTTGATTTAGGATATGGCAGAAAATCAGGTGCTGGTTCATATAGTTCTAAAAAGCCATTAGGTGCAAGAGTATTCCAATTAACCGAATCACCTTTTACTCTTTCAACATGGATAAGAGAAGAAGATGGTAATATTGTATCCCAAGTAATTCATCCACCATCAGAATTCGATCGAAAACCACTTCAATGTAAAATGAAAGATA aGTAtagtaaaaaagaattaatagcAATTAAAGTTATTGgaggttttttaattttcttagGAATAGTAGTTGTTGGtttaattggattttttGGGTTTAAACATTATAAAAAgtatgaatttaaaaaacaataccaagaatttaaaaaatactcaaattgtattttataa
- a CDS encoding hypothetical protein (alternatively spliced) has product MKLKIKFSIISLFILKLVISKPILKFNNNNQFKIIQFTDLHYGSEPVDDIDTIFSQVNILDYEKPDLVILSGDMVTGYEEQFEDDDRNYWKYWNVFTRPFVERNIPWAITFGNHDGEGALSTNEILKIDQTFNLSLSQSNPVEMHGIANYVLKISSSNSLKSEPASLVYIFDSSTKGCSKLDWGCVHQDQVDWFKNTSKSFNKTDSIAFVHIPPVEIIDLWNNYPVYGNYSETSCCFDNDYGDFVSSLVESGDVHGLYFGHDHENDFHGDYKGVDLGYGRKSGAGSYSSKKPLGARVFQLTESPFTLSTWIREEDGNIVSQVIHPPSEFDRKPLQCKMKDKYSKKELIAIKVIGGFLIFLGIVVVGLIGFFGFKHYKKFKKQTLEMQNLV; this is encoded by the exons atgaaattaaaaataaaattttccattatttcactttttattttaaaattggtaatttcaaaaccaattttaaaatttaataataataatcaatttaaaattattcaatttaCAGATTTACACTATGGAAGTGAACCagttgatgatattgatacTATTTTCTCTCAAg taaATATATTGGATTATGAGAAACCAGATTTAGTAATTTTAAGTGGTGATATGGTTACAGGATATGAAGAACaatttgaagatgatgatagaAATTATTGGAAGTATTGGAATGTATTCACAAGGCCATTTGTAGAAAGAAATATTCCATGGGCAATTACATTTGGTAATCATGATGGTGAAGGTGCACTTAGTACAAAtgaaattttgaaaattgaccaaacttttaatttaagTCTTTCTCAATCAAATCCGGTGGAAATGCATGGGATTGCAAATTatgtattaaaaatttcaagtTCGAATAGTTTAAAAAGTGAACCGGCTTCATTGGTATACATTTTCGATAGTTCCACCAAAGGTTGCTCAAAATTAGATTGGGGTTGTGTTCATCAAGATCAAGTGGATTGGTTTAAAAATACTTCAAAAAGTTTTAACAAAACTGATTCAATAGCATTTGTTCATATTCCTCCAGTTGAGATTATTGACTTATGGAATAATTATCCAGTTTATGGAAATTATTCAGAAACTTCTTGTTGCTTTGATAATGATTATGGTGACTTTGTCTCGAGCCTTGTTGAATCAGGAGATGTTCACGGTTTATATTTTGGTCATGATCATGAAAATGATTTCCATGGAGATTATAAAGGTGTTGATTTAGGATATGGCAGAAAATCAGGTGCTGGTTCATATAGTTCTAAAAAGCCATTAGGTGCAAGAGTATTCCAATTAACCGAATCACCTTTTACTCTTTCAACATGGATAAGAGAAGAAGATGGTAATATTGTATCCCAAGTAATTCATCCACCATCAGAATTCGATCGAAAACCACTTCAATGTAAAATGAAAGATA aGTAtagtaaaaaagaattaatagcAATTAAAGTTATTGgaggttttttaattttcttagGAATAGTAGTTGTTGGtttaattggattttttGGGTTTAAACATTATAAAAA attcAAAAAGCAAACATTAGAAATGCAAAATCTTGTTTAA
- the ap1s1 gene encoding adapter-related protein complex 1 sigma 1B subunit: MIHFLLCFNRQSKVRLSKFYSTYTPTEKNRATREVMNQVLSRSPKFCNFVQWREFTIVYQRFASLFFVMVTDSTDNELVTLESIQRFVVVLDIVFGNICELDLIYEFQRAYQVLDEFLLTGHLQESSSKEILRAINDAEGMEKSLLVAEVLDQHFL, encoded by the exons atg attcattttttattatgttttAATAGACAGAGTAAAGTTAGATTAAGTAAATTCTATTCAACATATACACCAACGGAAAAAAATAGGGCAACAAGGGAGGTAATGAATCAAGTATTATCTAGGAGTCCtaaattttgtaattttgtTCAATGGAGAGAATTTACAATTGTTTATCAAAGATTTgcttctttattttttgttatgGTAACTGATTCTACTGATAATGAATTAGTAACTTTAGAATCAATTCAAAGATTTG ttgTAGTTTTAGATATAGTATTTGGTAATATTTGTGAATTGGATTTAATATATGAATTTCAAAGAGCATATCAAGTTTTAgatgaatttttattaacagGTCATTTACAAGAATCAAGCTCTAAAGAAATACTGAGAGCTATCAATGATGCTGAAGGTATGGAGAAATCACTATTAGTTGCTGAAGTATTAGATCAAcactttttataa